Proteins encoded together in one Macadamia integrifolia cultivar HAES 741 chromosome 8, SCU_Mint_v3, whole genome shotgun sequence window:
- the LOC122085437 gene encoding metacaspase-1-like isoform X1, with translation MHMLVNCSNCHIPLQLPLGAQSIRCALCQAITHIADPRSLPPPLPPPPQPYNYYSAPTLPPPAPSPYNHAPPGPPPSPHGRKKAVICGISYRYSRHELKGCINDAKCMRHLLVNKFSFPESSIIMLTEDETDPYRIPTKQNLRMALYWLVQGCQPGDSLVFHYSGHGSQQRNYNGDEVDGYDETLCPLDFETQGMIIDDEINATIVRPLPPGVKLHAIIDACHSGTMLDLPFLCRMNRSGQYVWEDQSPPSGVWKGTNGGEAISFSGCDDNQTSADTSALSKITSTGAMTYCFIQAIERGQGITYGSMLNSMRSAIRNTGNDLGGGPVTSLLTMLLTGGSLSGGLRQEPQLTSYEPFDVYAKPFSL, from the exons ATGCATATGCTTGTGAACTGCTCCAACTGCCATATACCGCTGCAACTTCCACTGGGAGCCCAATCGATAAGATGCGCACTATGCCAAGCCATCACCCACATCGCCGACCCTCGCAGcctccctcctcctcttcctcctcctccccaaCCCTATAATTACTATTCTGCTCCAACGTTACCGCCACCAGCACCCTCTCCCTACAACCACGCTCCTCCTGGGCCTCCGCCTTCGCCGCACGGACGCAAGAAGGCGGTGATATGCGGCATATCGTATCGATACTCCAGGCATGAACTCAAGGGATGCATCAATGATGCCAAGTGCATGCGTCATCTTCTCGTCAACAAATTCAGTTTCCCTGAATCCTCCATCATTATGCTTACCg AGGATGAAACCGATCCATACAGGATTCCAACTAAACAAAACTTAAGGATGGCATTGTATTGGCTTGTACAAGGTTGTCAACCAGGAGattctctagtttttcactatTCTGGTCATGGTTCACAGCAGAGGAACTATAATGGGGATGAGGTTGATGGATATGATGAGACCCTATGTCCCTTGGACTTTGAAACTCAGGGAATGATTATTGATGATGAGATTAATGCGACAATTGTTAGACCCCTTCCTCCTGGGGTTAAGCTGCATGCAATTATTGATGCTTGCCATAGTGGAACCATGCTAGACTTGCCTTTCCTCTGCAGAATGAACAG GAGTGGGCAGTATGTATGGGAAGACCAGAGCCCTCCATCTGGGGTTTGGAAAGGGACAAATGGAGGGGAAGCGATATCCTTCAGCGGTTGCGATGATAATCAAACCTCTGCTGATACTTCA GCTTTATCAAAGATCACTTCAACAGGTGCTATGACCTATTGTTTCATTCAAGCAATTGAGCGTGGACAGGGAATTACGTATGGGAGCATGCTAAACTCAATGCGGAGCGCTATTCGTAATACGGGTAATGACCTTGGTGGTGGTCCAGTAACATCTCTCCTCACCATGCTTTTGACGGGAGGGAGCCTAAGTGGGGGATTGAGACAG
- the LOC122085437 gene encoding metacaspase-1-like isoform X2: protein MHMLVNCSNCHIPLQLPLGAQSIRCALCQAITHIADPRSLPPPLPPPPQPYNYYSAPTLPPPAPSPYNHAPPGPPPSPHGRKKAVICGISYRYSRHELKGCINDAKCMRHLLVNKFSFPESSIIMLTEDETDPYRIPTKQNLRMALYWLVQGCQPGDSLVFHYSGHGSQQRNYNGDEVDGYDETLCPLDFETQGMIIDDEINATIVRPLPPGVKLHAIIDACHSGTMLDLPFLCRMNRSGQYVWEDQSPPSGVWKGTNGGEAISFSGCDDNQTSADTSALSKITSTGAMTYCFIQAIERGQGITYGSMLNSMRSAIRNTGNDLGGGPVTSLLTMLLTGGSLSGGLRQEPQLTSYEPFDGNNQIVR, encoded by the exons ATGCATATGCTTGTGAACTGCTCCAACTGCCATATACCGCTGCAACTTCCACTGGGAGCCCAATCGATAAGATGCGCACTATGCCAAGCCATCACCCACATCGCCGACCCTCGCAGcctccctcctcctcttcctcctcctccccaaCCCTATAATTACTATTCTGCTCCAACGTTACCGCCACCAGCACCCTCTCCCTACAACCACGCTCCTCCTGGGCCTCCGCCTTCGCCGCACGGACGCAAGAAGGCGGTGATATGCGGCATATCGTATCGATACTCCAGGCATGAACTCAAGGGATGCATCAATGATGCCAAGTGCATGCGTCATCTTCTCGTCAACAAATTCAGTTTCCCTGAATCCTCCATCATTATGCTTACCg AGGATGAAACCGATCCATACAGGATTCCAACTAAACAAAACTTAAGGATGGCATTGTATTGGCTTGTACAAGGTTGTCAACCAGGAGattctctagtttttcactatTCTGGTCATGGTTCACAGCAGAGGAACTATAATGGGGATGAGGTTGATGGATATGATGAGACCCTATGTCCCTTGGACTTTGAAACTCAGGGAATGATTATTGATGATGAGATTAATGCGACAATTGTTAGACCCCTTCCTCCTGGGGTTAAGCTGCATGCAATTATTGATGCTTGCCATAGTGGAACCATGCTAGACTTGCCTTTCCTCTGCAGAATGAACAG GAGTGGGCAGTATGTATGGGAAGACCAGAGCCCTCCATCTGGGGTTTGGAAAGGGACAAATGGAGGGGAAGCGATATCCTTCAGCGGTTGCGATGATAATCAAACCTCTGCTGATACTTCA GCTTTATCAAAGATCACTTCAACAGGTGCTATGACCTATTGTTTCATTCAAGCAATTGAGCGTGGACAGGGAATTACGTATGGGAGCATGCTAAACTCAATGCGGAGCGCTATTCGTAATACGGGTAATGACCTTGGTGGTGGTCCAGTAACATCTCTCCTCACCATGCTTTTGACGGGAGGGAGCCTAAGTGGGGGATTGAGACAG
- the LOC122085437 gene encoding metacaspase-1-like isoform X3, with protein MHMLVNCSNCHIPLQLPLGAQSIRCALCQAITHIADPRSLPPPLPPPPQPYNYYSAPTLPPPAPSPYNHAPPGPPPSPHGRKKAVICGISYRYSRHELKGCINDAKCMRHLLVNKFSFPESSIIMLTEDETDPYRIPTKQNLRMALYWLVQGCQPGDSLVFHYSGHGSQQRNYNGDEVDGYDETLCPLDFETQGMIIDDEINATIVRPLPPGVKLHAIIDACHSGTMLDLPFLCRMNRSGQYVWEDQSPPSGVWKGTNGGEAISFSGCDDNQTSADTSALSKITSTGAMTYCFIQAIERGQGITYGSMLNSMRSAIRNTGNDLGGGPVTSLLTMLLTGGSLSGGLRQEPQLTSYEPFDIVR; from the exons ATGCATATGCTTGTGAACTGCTCCAACTGCCATATACCGCTGCAACTTCCACTGGGAGCCCAATCGATAAGATGCGCACTATGCCAAGCCATCACCCACATCGCCGACCCTCGCAGcctccctcctcctcttcctcctcctccccaaCCCTATAATTACTATTCTGCTCCAACGTTACCGCCACCAGCACCCTCTCCCTACAACCACGCTCCTCCTGGGCCTCCGCCTTCGCCGCACGGACGCAAGAAGGCGGTGATATGCGGCATATCGTATCGATACTCCAGGCATGAACTCAAGGGATGCATCAATGATGCCAAGTGCATGCGTCATCTTCTCGTCAACAAATTCAGTTTCCCTGAATCCTCCATCATTATGCTTACCg AGGATGAAACCGATCCATACAGGATTCCAACTAAACAAAACTTAAGGATGGCATTGTATTGGCTTGTACAAGGTTGTCAACCAGGAGattctctagtttttcactatTCTGGTCATGGTTCACAGCAGAGGAACTATAATGGGGATGAGGTTGATGGATATGATGAGACCCTATGTCCCTTGGACTTTGAAACTCAGGGAATGATTATTGATGATGAGATTAATGCGACAATTGTTAGACCCCTTCCTCCTGGGGTTAAGCTGCATGCAATTATTGATGCTTGCCATAGTGGAACCATGCTAGACTTGCCTTTCCTCTGCAGAATGAACAG GAGTGGGCAGTATGTATGGGAAGACCAGAGCCCTCCATCTGGGGTTTGGAAAGGGACAAATGGAGGGGAAGCGATATCCTTCAGCGGTTGCGATGATAATCAAACCTCTGCTGATACTTCA GCTTTATCAAAGATCACTTCAACAGGTGCTATGACCTATTGTTTCATTCAAGCAATTGAGCGTGGACAGGGAATTACGTATGGGAGCATGCTAAACTCAATGCGGAGCGCTATTCGTAATACGGGTAATGACCTTGGTGGTGGTCCAGTAACATCTCTCCTCACCATGCTTTTGACGGGAGGGAGCCTAAGTGGGGGATTGAGACAG